The following coding sequences are from one Buchnera aphidicola (Cinara confinis) window:
- the iscU gene encoding Fe-S cluster assembly scaffold IscU, translating to MTYSKKVLDHYENPRNVGSFSEKEKNVGSSLVGAPSCGDVMKLQIKVNSKSNIIEDACFKTYGCGSAIASSSLMTEWVKGKTLNEAEKIKNSEIAKELELPPVKIHCSILAEDAIKAAISDYKNKLK from the coding sequence ATGACTTATAGTAAAAAAGTATTAGATCATTATGAAAATCCTCGCAATGTTGGATCATTTAGTGAAAAAGAAAAAAATGTTGGTAGTAGCTTAGTAGGCGCGCCATCTTGCGGAGATGTTATGAAATTACAAATAAAAGTTAATTCTAAAAGTAATATTATAGAAGATGCATGTTTTAAAACATATGGCTGTGGATCTGCTATTGCATCAAGCTCATTAATGACAGAATGGGTAAAAGGAAAAACTTTAAATGAAGCTGAAAAAATAAAAAATTCCGAAATAGCAAAAGAACTAGAATTACCTCCTGTTAAAATTCATTGCTCTATTTTAGCTGAAGATGCAATTAAAGCTGCTATTTCTGATTATAAAAATAAGCTAAAATAA
- the hscB gene encoding Fe-S protein assembly co-chaperone HscB, translated as MDYFSLFQIPQKFHINKNLLEKKFYSLQKKYHPDIYKKKNHNKNDYPISSSKINKAYNILKDKFNRAKYLLKIYNGNKIKKKKILTQDSLNKQFKLYEIIEKFKKKKEDIKNIDIFIKKIKNKIRYYFFKINQEFKLKKICEAQETLYNLFFKKKILLILKEIKDDYVK; from the coding sequence ATGGATTATTTTTCTTTATTTCAAATACCCCAAAAATTTCACATCAATAAAAATCTTTTAGAAAAAAAATTCTATTCACTACAAAAAAAATATCATCCTGACATCTATAAAAAAAAAAATCATAATAAAAATGATTATCCTATTTCTTCTTCCAAAATAAATAAAGCATATAATATATTAAAAGATAAATTTAACCGAGCAAAATATCTTTTAAAAATATATAACGGAAATAAAATAAAAAAAAAAAAAATTCTCACGCAAGATTCTTTAAATAAACAATTTAAACTATATGAGATTATTGAAAAATTTAAAAAAAAAAAAGAAGATATTAAAAATATTGATATTTTTATTAAAAAAATTAAAAATAAAATTCGTTATTATTTTTTTAAAATTAATCAAGAATTTAAATTAAAAAAAATATGCGAGGCTCAAGAAACATTGTATAATTTATTTTTTAAAAAAAAAATATTATTAATCTTAAAAGAAATAAAGGATGATTATGTTAAATAA